The segment GCGGTCGTCGCCATGCTCGACCGCATAATAGTTCAGATAGTCGCGGGCTTCCTGCTCGGTATCGCGCTGGACGACATAGGCGAGCGTCCACACCTGCAGGTCGCGGCCATGCTCGTTGCGGGCGAGGTCGCGATAATGATCGGCCTCGCGGCGGATCTCGTCGGGATCGTCCGAGCGGATGATGACGAACGCCATGTCCGAATATTTGGCGGCGAAGGCGCGGCCGCGATCCGATCCGCCCGCGTTCATGATCGGCGGCATCGGCTTCTGGATCGGCTTGGGCAGGCTGATGCCCTTCTTGATCGTGTAATAGCGGCCCTCATAGTCGAACGCCTCGTCGCGGGTCCAAAGCTCGCGCAGGATCTCGATCCATTCGGCCGCCTGGCCGTAGCGGTCCTCATGATCGAGCATCGAGGCGCCGAACATGTCGAGCTCGGGCTTGTTCCAGCCGGCGACGACGTTGAGGCCGAAGCGCCCGCCCGAGATCTGGTCGATCGTCGCGCATTGCTTCGCCGCCGCGATCGGATGGATCGTCGGGACGTGCGAGGTGGAGAAGATGCTGGGGCGCGGCGCGATCTGGCTGGTCGCGGCGGCCCAGGTATAGCTGTCGAGCGCGAGGCCGCTGCGGTGGGCGGGCTCCTCCTCGATATAGCCGCGCCAGCGCGAATAGGGGACGATCGCCTCGAACCCGCCTTCGTCGGCCATCTTCGCGACCGTGGCGGACTCGCCCCAGTCCGCCCTGGCGCCTTCGGGAGCGTCGGTCATGCTGATGCCGATGCCGTTGAGGCCGAACACGCCCAGCTTGATCGCATTGTCGTTGAACAGGGGATTGGTGTCCGCCCGCGGATCGTCCTTCCAGCTCTTCATCCTCATCTCGCTCCCTAGATTTTCGCGGGACGCTGATCCCCGGCCGGGGCTTTGACAATCGCGCGGCGGAAGCAGTCGATTTCCGAAATGGAAAAAGAGGCCGCCCCGCGAGCGGCGCGACGCCGGCGAGAGGCTGCGATCCTCTTCATATGGGCGCGAAAAAATGCCGATCGGCCGGCGCGGCATCGTCGGGCGGACGGAAGTGCCAAATTGGAAATTATGTCTTTCGGCGACGTGCCTACACCGCGAGGCGGCAACCGCCTTACCTACGGGAA is part of the Rhizorhabdus wittichii RW1 genome and harbors:
- a CDS encoding luciferase family protein (PFAM: luciferase family protein); translation: MRMKSWKDDPRADTNPLFNDNAIKLGVFGLNGIGISMTDAPEGARADWGESATVAKMADEGGFEAIVPYSRWRGYIEEEPAHRSGLALDSYTWAAATSQIAPRPSIFSTSHVPTIHPIAAAKQCATIDQISGGRFGLNVVAGWNKPELDMFGASMLDHEDRYGQAAEWIEILRELWTRDEAFDYEGRYYTIKKGISLPKPIQKPMPPIMNAGGSDRGRAFAAKYSDMAFVIIRSDDPDEIRREADHYRDLARNEHGRDLQVWTLAYVVQRDTEQEARDYLNYYAVEHGDDRSLEGFMAMHNMHSQLLPKDVMETMKFRLKAGHGGFELVGTADKITSRLELLAKAGIDGALLNWVGYEDGVGRWVRDVMPRLRQAGLRRT